One window of the Thermoflexus sp. genome contains the following:
- a CDS encoding RHS repeat-associated core domain-containing protein, with the protein MSHHGALRWESGLFLTDRRFTGQRWEASLGLYDDQARFYDPALGRFLQPDPLVPEPGNPQALNRYAYVYNNPLRYLDDGGHLPVLPLLVAGAVVLLKAVDWGWTAWEV; encoded by the coding sequence GGAGAGCGGCCTCTTCCTCACCGACCGCCGCTTCACCGGCCAGCGGTGGGAGGCGTCCCTCGGGCTCTACGATGACCAAGCCCGCTTCTACGACCCCGCCCTGGGCCGCTTCCTGCAACCCGATCCCCTGGTGCCCGAGCCGGGGAACCCGCAGGCGCTGAATCGTTACGCCTACGTTTACAATAACCCGCTGCGCTATCTGGATGATGGAGGGCATCTTCCGGTCCTCCCCCTCCTGGTGGCTGGGGCGGTGGTGCTGCTGAAGGCCGTGGATTGGGGATGGACCGCCTGGGAGGTCT